A single window of Usitatibacter rugosus DNA harbors:
- a CDS encoding response regulator, with the protein MRILLADDHALVRAGIRALIEEMEGATIVAEASNGREAVALAKAHSPDVVVMDISMTELNGIEATARIRTEAPGSRVLILSMHTTDDFVRRALKAGASGYLVKDSAPLELRMALDAVLRNEVYLSPRVSRGVVSGMVGRGADASESMLDALTPRQREVLQLIAEGKSTKEIAFALSLSAKTVETHRATLMERLDIHDIAGLVLFAVRHHLVSADRPDL; encoded by the coding sequence ATGCGAATCCTGCTGGCTGACGACCACGCGCTCGTGCGCGCGGGAATTCGCGCCCTCATCGAGGAGATGGAGGGCGCGACGATCGTGGCCGAGGCCAGCAACGGGCGCGAGGCGGTGGCGCTCGCGAAGGCCCACTCGCCCGACGTGGTCGTGATGGACATCTCCATGACGGAGCTGAACGGCATCGAGGCTACGGCGCGGATCCGCACCGAGGCGCCGGGCTCGCGCGTGCTCATCCTTTCGATGCACACCACCGACGATTTCGTGCGCCGGGCGCTGAAGGCGGGCGCCTCGGGCTACCTCGTCAAGGATTCCGCGCCTTTGGAGCTCCGCATGGCGCTCGACGCCGTGCTGCGCAACGAGGTCTACCTGAGCCCCCGCGTCTCGCGCGGCGTGGTCTCGGGCATGGTGGGCCGGGGCGCGGACGCCAGTGAATCGATGCTCGACGCGCTCACGCCCCGGCAGCGCGAGGTCCTGCAGCTGATCGCGGAAGGCAAGAGCACCAAGGAGATCGCCTTCGCGCTCTCGCTCAGCGCGAAGACGGTGGAGACCCACCGCGCGACCCTCATGGAACGCCTCGACATCCACGACATCGCGGGCCTCGTGCTCTTCGCCGTGCGCCACCACCTCGTGAGCGCCGACCGCCCCGACCTTTAG
- a CDS encoding PAS domain-containing hybrid sensor histidine kinase/response regulator, translated as MKSPLKTGALQDAIFNSAHFSSIATDEKGVIQIFNVGAQRMLGYAAADVVNLITPADISDPQELIARAAALSAELDTKITPGFEALVFKASRGIEDIYELTYIRKDGSRFPAIVSVTALRDAKEAILGYLLIGTDNTARKGAEEALLKAGALQSAIFNSANFSSIATDEKGVIQIFNVGAERMLGYAAADVMNKITPADISDPQELIARANVLSLELDTTITPGFEALVFKASRGIEDIYELTYIRKDGSRFPAIVSVTALRDAKEAILGYLLIGTDNTARKQVEANQALLDQRLRDQQFYTRSLIESNIDALMTTDPQGIISDVNQQMIALTGRTRDELIGAPCKTFFTDPVRADAAIKRVLAENRVSNYELTVRALNGEETVVSYNAATFHDRDRKLQGVFAAARDVTERKRFDRTLQEKNIELEHASRMKSEFLATMSHELRTPLNAIIGFSEAMSDGLVGPMSETQREYIGDIFSAGQHLLSLINDILDLSKVEAGMMALELEAVDLGLLLANSFTIVREKAAAQNVGLVLETGKDLGITQLDMRKMKQIVYNLLSNAVKFSSEGGSVTLRAHRVPRSAVGVLKGSWHVHAFPLADSTHQHFLEICVTDSGIGIAADDMPRLFQAFSQIDSSLSRKFEGTGLGLAMVKLIAELHGGSVAVASAVDEGATFAVWLPLRSALGLSATQPMPAYKPVGSDPKERVALIVEDDDRAADLVRLLLEAEGFRVLRAAHAEDALKMAKQQPLSLITLDIELPGINGWEFLLRIREDQALSGVPVVVVSSLVDNHMALSDGAATVLQKPISRSELKSSLARLGLHPDAEHTHTVLVVDDDPKAIEVIAAFLPSPAYTVIRANGGEEAIAMAKHLQPDLILLDLMMPGVSGFDVVLELRRDSDTARIPILVVTAKHITPHDRATLNANPDNAINIVEKAAFNHAHFIDEVRRALRPH; from the coding sequence GTGAAATCGCCCCTGAAGACGGGAGCGCTGCAGGACGCCATCTTCAACAGCGCGCACTTCTCCAGCATCGCCACCGACGAGAAGGGCGTGATCCAGATCTTCAACGTCGGCGCCCAGCGGATGCTGGGCTACGCCGCGGCCGATGTCGTGAACCTCATCACGCCGGCCGACATCTCGGATCCGCAGGAGCTCATCGCGCGCGCCGCGGCGCTCAGCGCCGAGCTGGACACGAAGATCACCCCGGGCTTCGAGGCGCTGGTGTTCAAGGCTTCGCGCGGCATCGAGGACATCTACGAGCTCACCTACATCCGCAAGGACGGCAGCCGCTTCCCGGCGATCGTCTCGGTGACGGCGCTGCGCGATGCGAAGGAAGCGATCCTCGGCTACCTGCTGATCGGCACCGACAACACCGCGCGCAAGGGCGCCGAGGAAGCGCTGCTGAAGGCGGGTGCGCTGCAGAGCGCGATCTTCAACAGCGCGAACTTCTCCAGCATCGCCACCGACGAGAAGGGCGTGATCCAGATCTTCAACGTCGGCGCCGAGCGCATGCTGGGCTACGCCGCGGCGGACGTGATGAACAAGATCACGCCGGCCGACATCTCCGATCCGCAGGAGCTGATCGCCCGGGCCAACGTGCTCAGCCTCGAGCTGGACACGACGATCACCCCGGGCTTCGAGGCGCTGGTGTTCAAGGCCTCGCGCGGCATCGAGGACATCTACGAGCTCACCTACATCCGCAAGGACGGCAGCCGCTTCCCGGCGATCGTCTCGGTGACGGCGCTGCGCGACGCGAAGGAGGCCATCCTCGGCTACCTGCTGATCGGCACCGACAACACCGCGAGGAAGCAGGTCGAGGCCAACCAGGCGCTGCTCGACCAGAGGCTTCGCGACCAGCAGTTCTATACGCGCTCGCTGATCGAGTCGAACATCGACGCGCTGATGACCACGGATCCGCAGGGCATCATCTCGGACGTGAACCAGCAGATGATCGCCCTCACCGGCCGCACGCGCGACGAGCTGATCGGAGCGCCCTGCAAGACCTTCTTCACCGACCCGGTCCGCGCCGACGCCGCGATCAAGCGCGTGCTGGCCGAGAACCGCGTCAGCAACTACGAGCTCACGGTGCGGGCGCTGAACGGCGAGGAGACGGTCGTCTCGTACAACGCGGCCACGTTCCATGATCGCGACCGGAAGCTCCAGGGCGTCTTCGCCGCGGCCCGCGACGTGACGGAAAGGAAGCGCTTCGACCGCACGCTGCAGGAGAAGAACATCGAGCTGGAGCACGCGAGCCGCATGAAGTCGGAGTTCCTCGCCACGATGTCGCACGAGCTGCGCACGCCGCTGAACGCCATCATCGGCTTCTCCGAGGCCATGAGCGACGGCCTGGTGGGCCCGATGAGCGAGACGCAGCGCGAATACATCGGCGACATCTTCTCCGCCGGCCAGCACCTGCTTTCCCTCATCAACGACATCCTCGACCTCTCGAAGGTCGAGGCCGGGATGATGGCCCTCGAGCTGGAGGCGGTGGACCTGGGCCTGCTGCTCGCCAACAGCTTCACCATCGTGCGCGAGAAGGCCGCCGCGCAGAACGTCGGCCTCGTGCTCGAGACGGGCAAGGACCTGGGCATCACCCAGCTCGACATGCGCAAGATGAAGCAGATCGTCTACAACCTGCTGTCGAACGCCGTGAAGTTCAGCTCGGAAGGCGGCTCGGTGACGCTCCGCGCCCACCGGGTTCCCCGAAGTGCCGTCGGCGTCCTGAAAGGCTCCTGGCATGTGCACGCCTTCCCGCTCGCCGACAGCACCCACCAGCACTTCCTCGAGATCTGCGTCACCGACAGCGGCATCGGCATCGCGGCCGACGACATGCCGAGGCTCTTCCAGGCCTTCAGCCAGATCGACAGCAGCCTGTCGCGCAAATTCGAGGGCACCGGGCTCGGCCTCGCGATGGTGAAGCTGATCGCCGAGCTGCATGGCGGCAGCGTGGCGGTGGCCAGCGCCGTGGACGAAGGCGCGACCTTCGCCGTGTGGCTGCCGCTCCGCAGCGCCCTGGGCCTGTCCGCCACCCAGCCCATGCCCGCGTACAAGCCCGTGGGCAGCGACCCCAAGGAGCGCGTGGCCCTCATCGTCGAGGACGACGACCGGGCGGCCGACCTGGTGCGCCTGCTGCTCGAGGCCGAGGGCTTCCGGGTGCTGCGCGCCGCGCACGCGGAGGACGCGCTGAAGATGGCGAAACAGCAACCCCTCTCGCTGATCACGCTCGACATCGAGCTGCCCGGCATCAACGGCTGGGAGTTCCTGCTGCGCATCCGCGAGGACCAGGCACTCTCCGGCGTTCCGGTGGTGGTTGTCTCGAGCCTCGTCGACAATCACATGGCGCTCTCCGATGGCGCCGCCACCGTGCTGCAGAAGCCCATCAGCCGCAGCGAGCTGAAGTCCTCGCTGGCACGCCTGGGGCTGCATCCCGACGCGGAGCACACGCACACGGTCCTGGTCGTCGATGACGATCCGAAGGCCATCGAAGTGATCGCCGCGTTCCTCCCCAGCCCGGCCTACACCGTGATCCGCGCCAACGGCGGCGAGGAAGCCATCGCGATGGCCAAGCACCTGCAGCCGGACCTGATCCTCCTCGACCTGATGATGCCCGGCGTGAGCGGCTTCGATGTCGTGCTGGAGCTGCGGCGGGATTCCGACACCGCGCGCATCCCCATCCTCGTCGTGACCGCGAAGCACATCACGCCGCACGACCGCGCCACGCTCAACGCCAACCCCGACAACGCGATCAACATCGTCGAGAAGGCCGCCTTCAACCACGCCCACTTCATCGACGAGGTGCGGCGCGCCTTGCGGCCGCACTAG
- a CDS encoding response regulator: protein MARVLVVEDNQANMKLAVLLLRNAGHHVLCAVDAEAGITIAREQLPDLILMDVQLPGMDGLAATALLKRDLATAGIPVIALTALAMKEDQERATLAGCDAYMAKPLRYLELYAAMDLLLVRSR from the coding sequence ATGGCGCGCGTGCTCGTGGTCGAGGATAACCAGGCGAACATGAAGCTCGCGGTGCTGCTGCTTCGCAATGCCGGCCACCACGTCCTCTGCGCCGTCGACGCGGAAGCCGGGATCACCATCGCGCGCGAGCAGCTGCCCGACCTGATCCTCATGGACGTCCAGCTTCCCGGCATGGATGGCCTCGCGGCGACGGCGCTGCTCAAGCGGGACCTCGCCACGGCGGGAATCCCGGTCATCGCGTTGACGGCGCTCGCCATGAAGGAAGACCAGGAGCGCGCCACCCTCGCGGGCTGCGACGCCTACATGGCCAAGCCGCTGCGCTACCTGGAGCTCTACGCGGCGATGGACCTGCTGCTGGTCCGCTCCCGATGA
- the folE gene encoding GTP cyclohydrolase I FolE, whose translation MAATKKKVRNVERPTREEAEAAVRTMILWAGDDPDREGLLETPSRVVRAYEEFFAGYAQDPREILAKTFSEVEGYDEMIVMNDIRFESHCEHHMVPIIGKAHVGYLPNKRVIGISKLARLVEVYARRLQVQEKMTVQIADTLQEVLHPKGVAVVIEAAHQCMTTRGVHKPGVGLVTSRMVGAFRDDPSTRREFLAVIGRTGAGGLPNT comes from the coding sequence ATGGCTGCGACGAAGAAGAAGGTCCGGAACGTGGAGCGTCCCACGCGGGAGGAGGCCGAAGCGGCCGTTCGAACGATGATCCTGTGGGCGGGAGACGACCCCGATCGGGAGGGCCTCCTGGAGACGCCGTCGCGCGTCGTCCGCGCCTACGAGGAGTTCTTCGCCGGCTACGCGCAGGATCCCCGCGAAATCCTCGCCAAGACCTTCTCCGAAGTGGAGGGCTACGACGAGATGATCGTGATGAACGACATCCGCTTCGAGAGCCACTGCGAGCACCACATGGTCCCGATCATCGGCAAGGCCCACGTGGGGTACCTGCCGAACAAGCGCGTGATCGGCATCTCGAAGCTCGCCCGCCTGGTCGAGGTCTACGCCCGGCGCCTGCAGGTACAGGAGAAGATGACCGTGCAGATCGCCGACACCCTGCAGGAGGTGCTCCATCCCAAGGGCGTGGCCGTGGTGATCGAAGCCGCGCACCAGTGCATGACCACGCGCGGTGTCCACAAGCCCGGCGTGGGGCTGGTCACGAGCCGCATGGTCGGCGCCTTCCGCGATGATCCGTCGACCCGCCGGGAATTTCTCGCCGTGATCGGCCGGACCGGGGCCGGAGGCCTGCCGAATACGTAA
- a CDS encoding sensor histidine kinase, translated as MNAPLAQSILDSLDSRIAVIDGDGAILEANPSWERFDTARSELGLGSAKVGSNFLEILREAARGGRAFAPEGLKGIASVIARERTFASLDYQVETPSGTRWFRVCATPLEGSERGAVLSHAETTERMSALVELEVAHERQRNLSSRLLSAQEDERRRIAGELHDDIGQSLTALKITLHRLAARTPVEARPLIDEGLRVTDDTLERLRLLIHDLRPPQLDALGLVDALGWLVERQRDATGTDIRFSFSGVEEHRPPPDIEVACFRVAQEGLSNATQHAKASMILVKLAYEDPLLKLVIQDDGAGFDEAAGRRSAIQSGSLGLVGMEERARLVGGRVRLTTAPGAGTTLSAQFPYRHANPAG; from the coding sequence GTGAACGCCCCTCTCGCGCAGAGCATCCTCGACTCGCTCGATTCGCGCATCGCGGTGATCGACGGCGACGGCGCCATCCTAGAGGCCAACCCGTCGTGGGAGCGCTTCGACACCGCACGCTCCGAGCTCGGCCTGGGCAGCGCCAAGGTCGGCTCGAATTTCCTCGAGATCCTGCGCGAGGCCGCGCGCGGCGGGCGGGCCTTCGCGCCGGAGGGACTTAAAGGCATCGCCTCGGTGATCGCGCGCGAGCGAACCTTCGCCTCCCTCGACTACCAGGTCGAGACGCCCAGCGGCACCCGCTGGTTCCGCGTGTGCGCGACCCCGCTGGAGGGAAGCGAGCGCGGCGCCGTGCTCTCCCACGCCGAGACGACCGAGCGCATGTCCGCGCTGGTCGAGCTGGAGGTGGCGCACGAGCGCCAGCGAAACCTCTCCAGCCGGCTGCTCTCCGCCCAGGAAGACGAGCGCCGGCGTATCGCGGGCGAGCTGCACGACGACATCGGCCAGTCGCTCACCGCGCTCAAGATCACGCTGCACCGCCTCGCCGCGCGAACCCCCGTGGAAGCGCGTCCGCTCATCGACGAGGGCCTGCGCGTCACCGACGACACCCTCGAGCGCCTGCGCCTGCTGATCCACGACCTTCGCCCGCCGCAGCTGGACGCCCTGGGCCTGGTCGATGCCCTGGGCTGGCTGGTCGAGCGCCAGCGCGACGCAACCGGGACCGACATCCGCTTCAGCTTCTCCGGCGTCGAGGAGCATCGCCCTCCGCCGGATATCGAGGTCGCCTGCTTTCGCGTCGCGCAGGAGGGCCTGAGCAACGCGACGCAGCACGCGAAGGCCTCGATGATCCTCGTGAAGCTCGCCTACGAAGACCCGCTGCTGAAGCTCGTCATCCAGGACGACGGCGCCGGGTTCGACGAGGCCGCCGGCCGGCGCTCGGCGATCCAGTCCGGCAGCCTCGGGCTGGTCGGCATGGAAGAACGAGCGCGGCTCGTCGGGGGCCGGGTGAGGCTCACCACCGCCCCCGGTGCCGGCACGACGTTGAGCGCTCAGTTTCCCTATCGCCATGCGAATCCTGCTGGCTGA
- a CDS encoding mechanosensitive ion channel family protein, protein MFRDEVGYAALVALVLGLGLLALRPADRASVRNHLVVLVLAAICEVGGHALEGSAVGRVGGWVADAAAILVGFIVLRLAAMFLFRVLLPVLRFETPRIIEDLAVSALFAAWALMWFRLAGVDVGSLLATSAVITAVLAFAMKDTLGNVLGGVVLQLDESIRVGDWVKVDDVSGRVVEIRWRHTAIETRNRETVVVPNGWLMANRFTVIGSRSDPKPVWRRWVRVNVDLSASPTAVCAALERSVRDAEIPNVAREPAANAVLLEIGARYGTYALRYYLTNPQVDDPTDSAVRAHVLASLERKGMKIGVPYQEELQIRDNEAHRTQAATKERERNNRVLAHCEMFGTLTEAERDQLASRLVHAPFVKGDTITRQGDVAHWLYILDAGRAEVLLETPSGRRPLATLLSGSVFGEMGLLTGEPRRATVVAQTDVDCYRLDKSGLEAILRARTDIAGEISRILASREADLVTAIAERTNGTPHASTSDAILGRIRNFFGLEKA, encoded by the coding sequence ATGTTCCGCGACGAGGTCGGGTACGCGGCGCTGGTCGCGCTCGTGCTCGGCCTCGGGCTGCTCGCGCTCCGCCCCGCGGACCGCGCGAGCGTGCGCAACCACCTGGTGGTGCTGGTTCTCGCCGCGATCTGCGAGGTGGGTGGCCATGCGCTCGAAGGCAGCGCCGTGGGCCGCGTCGGCGGCTGGGTGGCCGATGCCGCGGCCATCCTCGTGGGCTTCATCGTCCTTCGCCTCGCGGCGATGTTCCTCTTCCGCGTGCTGCTGCCGGTGCTGCGCTTCGAGACGCCGCGCATCATCGAGGACCTCGCGGTCTCCGCGCTCTTCGCCGCCTGGGCGTTGATGTGGTTCCGCCTCGCGGGCGTGGACGTGGGAAGCCTGCTCGCCACCTCCGCGGTCATCACGGCGGTGCTCGCGTTCGCGATGAAGGACACGCTCGGCAACGTGCTGGGCGGCGTGGTCCTGCAGCTGGACGAATCCATCCGCGTCGGCGACTGGGTGAAGGTGGACGACGTGTCGGGCCGAGTCGTCGAGATCCGCTGGCGGCACACGGCCATCGAGACGCGAAACCGCGAGACCGTCGTCGTCCCCAACGGATGGCTCATGGCCAACCGCTTCACGGTCATCGGGTCTCGATCGGATCCCAAGCCCGTCTGGCGCCGCTGGGTGCGCGTGAACGTGGACCTCTCCGCGTCGCCCACGGCGGTGTGCGCGGCGCTCGAGCGTTCGGTGCGCGATGCGGAGATCCCCAACGTCGCCCGCGAGCCGGCCGCGAACGCCGTGCTGCTGGAGATCGGCGCGCGCTACGGCACGTACGCGTTGCGCTACTACCTCACCAACCCGCAGGTGGACGATCCCACGGATTCCGCCGTACGCGCGCACGTCCTCGCCTCGCTCGAGAGGAAGGGCATGAAGATCGGCGTGCCCTACCAGGAAGAGCTGCAGATCCGCGACAACGAGGCGCACCGCACGCAGGCCGCGACGAAGGAGCGCGAGCGCAACAACCGCGTGCTGGCGCATTGCGAGATGTTCGGCACGCTCACCGAGGCCGAGCGCGACCAGCTCGCCTCCCGCCTCGTGCACGCGCCCTTCGTGAAGGGCGACACGATCACGCGCCAGGGCGACGTCGCGCACTGGCTCTACATCCTCGATGCGGGCCGGGCTGAAGTGCTGCTGGAGACGCCCAGCGGCCGCCGGCCGCTGGCCACCCTGCTATCGGGCAGCGTCTTCGGCGAGATGGGGCTGCTCACGGGCGAGCCGCGGCGCGCCACCGTGGTCGCGCAAACGGACGTGGATTGCTACCGCCTCGACAAGTCCGGGCTCGAGGCGATCCTTCGAGCGCGCACCGATATCGCCGGCGAGATCTCGCGCATCCTCGCCTCGCGGGAGGCGGACCTCGTCACCGCGATCGCCGAGCGCACCAACGGAACGCCCCACGCCTCGACCTCCGACGCGATCCTCGGGCGCATCCGCAACTTCTTCGGCCTCGAGAAGGCCTAG
- a CDS encoding bile acid:sodium symporter family protein, whose protein sequence is MPGDWVSQAALPAGLMFIMFTLGIGLALADFRRVFAHPRAFLVGTVCHFVLLPLVGFAVVKAFGVTGALAVGFLIVAACPTGTTSNLLTYFARGDVALALSFTAFAGLVSIVTVPLIVSFAISYFMGGEQGVAFPAGATMGQIFVVMGVPVIAGMAVRAKWPAFAQRWQARLGVVSAVVFVAIVLAGIARNFALFQQHTATFAPMVFAINLTMLAAGYGLSRLAKVPRDQAITVAIESSVQNAALAIVIGATLLKNEEMMLPGAIYGVLMYVTGVAFVFVGRRIATAAR, encoded by the coding sequence ATGCCAGGTGATTGGGTCTCGCAGGCCGCGCTCCCCGCGGGCTTGATGTTCATCATGTTCACGCTGGGAATCGGCCTCGCGTTGGCCGACTTCCGTCGCGTGTTCGCGCATCCGCGCGCTTTCCTCGTGGGTACGGTGTGCCATTTCGTGCTGCTGCCGCTCGTGGGCTTCGCGGTGGTGAAGGCCTTCGGCGTGACCGGCGCCCTGGCCGTCGGCTTCTTGATCGTCGCGGCTTGCCCGACGGGCACGACGTCCAACCTGCTCACGTACTTCGCCCGGGGTGACGTCGCGCTGGCGCTTTCCTTCACGGCCTTCGCGGGGCTGGTTTCGATCGTCACGGTGCCGCTGATCGTGTCGTTCGCGATCTCGTACTTCATGGGCGGGGAGCAGGGCGTGGCCTTCCCCGCGGGCGCCACGATGGGCCAGATCTTCGTCGTGATGGGCGTGCCGGTGATCGCGGGCATGGCCGTCCGCGCGAAGTGGCCCGCGTTCGCGCAGCGTTGGCAGGCGCGGTTGGGCGTCGTCTCGGCGGTCGTCTTCGTGGCGATCGTGCTGGCGGGCATCGCCCGCAACTTCGCGCTCTTCCAGCAGCACACGGCGACCTTCGCTCCGATGGTCTTCGCCATCAACCTCACCATGCTGGCCGCGGGATATGGATTGTCCCGCCTCGCGAAGGTGCCTCGCGACCAGGCGATCACGGTCGCGATCGAATCGTCCGTGCAGAACGCCGCGCTCGCGATCGTGATCGGCGCCACGCTGCTGAAGAACGAGGAGATGATGCTGCCGGGCGCGATCTACGGCGTGCTGATGTACGTCACCGGAGTCGCCTTCGTGTTCGTCGGTCGGCGGATCGCGACGGCCGCGAGGTAG
- a CDS encoding PsiF family protein, with protein MRPEPITLALACAAALAFASPVIAADKNAPSNDSTCIATASSLEGEEKDKALAACPKPHSQQEKMKYCNASARVKDLHGDERRSFMSTCLKG; from the coding sequence ATGAGACCCGAACCGATCACGCTTGCCCTCGCGTGCGCCGCCGCGCTCGCCTTCGCTTCCCCCGTCATCGCCGCCGACAAGAACGCGCCGTCCAACGACTCGACGTGCATCGCCACGGCGAGCTCGCTGGAAGGCGAAGAGAAGGACAAGGCCCTGGCCGCGTGCCCGAAGCCGCATTCGCAGCAGGAAAAGATGAAGTACTGCAACGCCAGTGCGCGGGTGAAGGACCTGCACGGCGACGAGCGCCGCTCCTTCATGAGCACGTGCCTGAAGGGCTGA
- a CDS encoding NAD-dependent malic enzyme — MTDKHGAAGGLRGIDLLRSPEYNKGTAFSDAERDALGIRGLLPPYVCTQDQQMDRVLASFRRKTDDLEKFINLAALHDRNETLFFRLLVDHPDEMTPIVYTPTVGLACQKFGHIFQRPRGLYVTAKDKGNIKKVLQNWPEKKVSIIVVTDGERILGLGDLGASGMGIPVGKLALYTACAGVHPSECLPVVLDVGTNNEAFLNDPLYIGLHQKRLTGDDYYGLIEEFVTAAMEVFPGLMIQFEDFANHSAFKVLQKYIDRLPTFNDDIQGTAAVSLAGLFTALRVTGQKMSEQMIVFQGAGSAATGIAKLAVLAMMQDGLSEADARKRCWLVDSKGLVVKGRADVAGEKVPFAHEHAEVKTLAEAVRVLKPTAIIGVAAQPGAFSEEVVRTMAANNKRPIIFALSNPTSKCECTAEQAYKWTDGRALFASGSPFDPVTLNGKTYVPRQGNNSYIFPGVGMGVIASHSSRITEEMFMQSAKSLAELVTQADLDQGSLYPPLKTVRDVSSHIAAAIAKVAWDRGLTKDPRPADILAFIKSKMYDPRYPDYTKG, encoded by the coding sequence ATGACTGATAAACATGGCGCCGCAGGCGGCCTGCGAGGCATCGACCTCCTGCGCTCGCCCGAATACAACAAAGGCACGGCCTTCTCGGACGCGGAGCGCGATGCCCTCGGCATCCGCGGCCTGCTGCCCCCGTACGTCTGCACCCAGGACCAGCAGATGGACCGCGTGCTGGCGAGCTTCCGCCGCAAGACCGACGACCTCGAGAAGTTCATCAACCTCGCGGCGCTCCACGACCGCAACGAGACCCTCTTTTTCCGGCTCCTCGTCGACCATCCGGACGAGATGACGCCGATCGTCTACACGCCCACCGTCGGCCTCGCCTGCCAGAAGTTCGGCCACATCTTCCAGCGCCCGCGCGGCCTCTACGTGACGGCGAAGGACAAGGGCAACATCAAGAAGGTCCTGCAGAACTGGCCGGAGAAAAAGGTCTCGATCATCGTCGTCACGGACGGCGAGCGCATCCTCGGCCTGGGCGACCTCGGCGCCAGCGGCATGGGCATTCCCGTCGGCAAGCTGGCGCTCTACACGGCCTGTGCTGGCGTGCATCCCTCGGAGTGCCTGCCGGTCGTGCTGGACGTCGGCACCAACAACGAGGCCTTCCTGAACGATCCGCTCTACATCGGGTTGCACCAGAAGCGCCTCACGGGCGACGACTACTACGGCCTCATCGAGGAATTCGTGACCGCCGCGATGGAAGTCTTCCCCGGCCTCATGATCCAGTTCGAGGACTTCGCGAACCACAGCGCGTTCAAGGTGCTGCAGAAGTACATCGACCGCCTGCCCACGTTCAACGACGACATCCAGGGCACGGCCGCGGTCTCGCTGGCCGGGCTGTTCACGGCGCTGCGCGTTACCGGCCAGAAGATGTCCGAGCAGATGATCGTGTTCCAGGGCGCCGGTAGCGCCGCCACCGGCATCGCGAAGCTTGCGGTGCTGGCGATGATGCAAGACGGCCTCTCCGAAGCGGATGCGCGCAAGCGCTGCTGGCTGGTCGATTCCAAGGGCCTCGTCGTCAAGGGCCGCGCGGACGTCGCCGGTGAGAAGGTGCCCTTCGCCCACGAGCACGCGGAGGTCAAGACACTCGCCGAAGCGGTGAGGGTCCTCAAGCCCACGGCCATCATCGGCGTGGCGGCACAACCCGGAGCCTTCAGCGAGGAAGTCGTGCGCACGATGGCCGCGAACAACAAGCGCCCCATCATCTTCGCGCTGTCGAACCCGACTTCGAAGTGCGAGTGCACGGCGGAGCAGGCGTACAAGTGGACGGATGGCCGCGCCCTCTTCGCCTCGGGCTCGCCGTTCGACCCCGTCACCCTGAACGGCAAGACGTACGTGCCGCGCCAGGGCAACAACTCGTACATCTTCCCCGGCGTGGGCATGGGTGTCATCGCGTCGCACTCCTCGCGCATCACCGAGGAGATGTTCATGCAATCGGCCAAGTCGCTCGCGGAGCTGGTCACGCAAGCCGACCTGGACCAGGGCTCGCTCTACCCGCCGCTGAAGACCGTGCGCGACGTCTCGTCCCACATCGCAGCGGCCATCGCGAAAGTGGCCTGGGACCGCGGCCTCACGAAGGACCCGCGTCCCGCGGACATCCTGGCGTTCATCAAGTCGAAGATGTACGACCCGCGGTACCCGGACTACACGAAGGGCTGA